A window of Nicotiana tabacum cultivar K326 chromosome 24, ASM71507v2, whole genome shotgun sequence contains these coding sequences:
- the LOC107763369 gene encoding transcription repressor OFP1-like — MGNYRFRLSDMMPNAWFYKLKDMSKISSNRSKGHNHTTSISSTSSFSSSNLQSDKKIRQPHLTTYQRKSYYISRNLSPTNNNHEIFSQNPSSNNPKLSDNNINFSKRRRSTTRKRTNSPKIVTSSVSASCSCRASLESVWIKPDSTPEVYPNSPNSSSSSSFETLDPKISLSPSCDCRVNDMNKDSLNHISKIDLPPIITKPEKFIVSSQEKDEKQRISTVRRVSVSSTTGVKLRTNSPKITNSKKIQAVSRRSVSSRRSSSSVSESFAVVKSSKNPQKDFRESMVEMIVENNIRTSKDLEELLACYLSLNSDEYHDLIIKVFKQIWFDITDIRLK, encoded by the coding sequence ATGGGAAATTATAGGTTTAGATTATCAGATATGATGCCAAATGCTTGGTTTTACAAGCTCAAGGACATGAGCAAAATCAGCAGCAACAGAAGCAAAGGGCATAACCACACCACCTCAATTTCTTCAACATCATCATTCTCATCATCAAATCTTCAATCAGACAAAAAAATAAGACAACCCCACCTCACTACTTACCAAAGAAAATCATATTACATTTCAAGAAACCTCAGTCCAACAAATAACAACCATGAAATATTCTCCCAAAATCCTTCCTCAAACAACCCAAAACTCTCTGAcaataatattaatttttcaaagagAAGGCGTAGCACTACAAGGAAAAGAACTAATTCTCCTAAAATTGTTACTTCCTCTGTTTCAGCTAGTTGCAGTTGTCGTGCTTCTCTTGAATCAGTTTGGATTAAACCAGATTCCACCCCTGAAGTTTACCCAAATTCACCTAATtcctcctcatcttcttcttttgaaaCATTAGACCCCAAAATTTCACTTTCACCATCTTGTGATTGCAGAGTTAATGATATGAACAAAGACTCACTCAATCATATTTCCAAAATTGACCTTCCCCCTATCATAACCAAGCCCGAAAAATTCATCGTTTCGTCACAAGAAAAGGATGAAAAACAGAGGATTTCTACTGTGAGAAGAGTGTCAGTGAGTTCAACAACTGGTGTGAAGCTGAGAACAAACTCTCCAAAAATAACAAACAGCAAGAAAATTCAAGCAGTTAGCAGAAGGAGTGTTAGTTCGAGGAGGAGTAGTAGTAGTGTTTCAGAAAGTTTTGCTGTGGTGAAATCATCTAAAAATCCACAGAAAGATTTTAGAGAGTCAATGGTGGAGATGATAGTGGAAAATAATATAAGGACTTCAAAAGATTTGGAAGAACTTCTTGCTTGTTATCTTTCTTTGAATTCAGATGAGTATCATGATCTTATCATTAAGGTGTTCAAACAAATTTGGTTTGACATTACTGATATTCGGCTGAAGTAA